The window GATATCCGGGCGTTTATTGTCAATGGCAAAGTGGTTGGTGCTATGAAAAGGCAAGGTGCCGAAGGTGAATTCCGATCAAATCTTCACAGAGGTGGAAAGGCTACAATCATCAAACTTTCTCGTGCCGAAAAACAAGCAGCCCTGAATGCTGCTAAAGTCTTAGGGTTGGATATTGCCGGTGTAGACATGCTCCAATCTTCAAGAGGCCCATTGATTTTGGAAGTGAATAGTTCACCAGGACTTGAGGGAATAGAAAAAGCAACGGGAATAAATATCGCAGGTGAGATCGTCAAATTCATAGAAGAGTCTGTCAACAATAAATCACCGAAAAGAAAAATTAAAGAATAATGCAAAACATCAAAATAGGGACTAGAGGAAGTAAGTTGGCTCTCTGGCAAGCTTATCATGTCGCCGATCTTTTGAAATCAAATGGTATAAATAGTGAAATTGTCATTATTGATACTAAAGGTGACAAAATTCTAGACGTTTCAATTGCTAAAATAGGTAGCAAAGGAGTATTTACAGAGGAGCTAGAAGATCAATTAGCTAGCGGACAAATTGATATTGCTGTACATAGTGCCAAAGACATGCAGTCATCTTTACCTGATGGATTTGAAATAATCGCATTTACAGAACGTGAAAAAGTGAATGACATAATTCTAAGCCACCATACAGATATTGATTATAAAAACCCAAAAAAACCTTTAATCCTTGGCACCTCCTCAACTAGGAGAGTGGCCACACTAAAACACTATTATCCTCATATTCAAACAGTAGAGGTTCGAGGTAACTTGCAAACAAGAATTGCTAAAATGGAATCAGGTGTTTGCGATGCCCTTTTACTTGCTTATGCAGGTGCTCATAGAATGGGCTATGATGATTTGATTAGGCATGAATTATCTTTGGATGAATTCACTCCCGCAGTAGGACAAGGCAGTGTTGCCATCGAAGCCGCAACTGTGATGAACCCTGAAATTAAATCTAAAATCATCGCTGCAACAAATCATCAAGAAACGAATTTTAGACTCCAAGCTGAAAGAGCTTATTTGAGAGTATTAGAGGGTGGCTGTAGCATTCCCGTATTTGCCTTAGCAGATATTCAAAAAAACACACTTACACTCAAAGGTGGAATCGTAAGCCTAGATGGCTCAAAAAGAATCATTCATCAGCTATCAGGTGAAGCTAAAAATGCTGAGCAACTCGGCAAATCCTTAGCAGAAAAAGTGTTCCAATCTGGAGGACTGGAAATATTAAATGACATAAAATCTACATTAAACAAATGAAACTAAGAAACCTATTTTTGATTGGACTATCCATTTTAGCTTTTTCCAGCTGTTCTGTTGAAAAAGATTATTTGATCAAAATCGAGACCCGTCATGGTGATATGTATGCTTTACTTTTTGATGAAACACCGAAACACAAGAGTAATTTTATAGAATTAGCAGAAAATGGAAGATTTGACTCAACCCAATTCCACAGGGTGATAGAAAACTTTATGGTTCAGGGTGGAGATGTTTTTGGAAAAGAAAATCTACCCAGAGATGAATGGTACACTATCCCAGAAGAAATCAATCCTGAATTAATCCATGGGAAAGGAATGATTGCTGCTGCTAGAATGGGCAATAATGTAAATCCAGAAAGAGCCTCAAGCGGATCTCAATTTTACATCGTACAAGGAAAAGTCTATGATAAGTTGGAGCTGGTAACTGACATGCGCTTATTAGGGCAAAAATTCAATCAGTACATTAGCTTAGAAAGCAATAAAGAATTAAGAGAAAATTATTACCAACTTTATCAAGCTCAAGAATTAGATTCGATGAATAAAGTAATGCTGAGCACCAAAACTCTCTTGGAAGATTTTTACAATATTAATTTAGATAAAAAAATGACCCCTCAGCAAATTGAAACTTACACTACTGATGGAGGGACGCCACATTTGGACAACGAATACACTGTTTTTGGCAAAATTATAAAAGGCCTTGATGTAATGGAAACGATAGCAAAAGAGAAAACTGGCTTGCAAGACAAACCCCTAGAGCCTGTTTACATAAAAGTGAGTGTTTCCCACATCAACAAAAAGAAAATCACCAAGGAATTTGGGTACACTTATGAATGAATCCAGTAAAAAAACCATCCTGATCACAGGAGCAAATGGACTTTTAGGACAAAAACTAGTTCTCCAAATACTTGAAGAGGATCAATTTATTGTCATACCTACAGGCCTAGGAGACTGTCGCATTACAGATTTACGAGCCAAAGACAGATGGAAATCTTTGGACATCACTAATAGAGATGAAGTTTTAGACCTTTTTGAAAGTTTCAAACCGGATTTTGTCATCAATACAGCTGCTATGACAAATGTGGACATTTGCGAAGCAGAAAAAAATACCTGTGTTAAATTAAATATCTATGGCGTAAATAATTTAATTCATGCTTGTGAGACACTTAAAAGCCATCTGGTTCATTTATCTACGGATTTTATATTTGATGGAGAAGCTGGTCCATATTCCGAAGAGGATGCTCCAAACCCAGTAAATTATTATGGCTGGACAAAAATGAAAGCCGAGGAAAATATAAAGAATGCAAAAATAAAATGGTCTATCATCCGAACTGTTCTTGTTTATGGAATTGCCAATGACATGAGTAGATCTAATATTATACTTTGGGTGAAGAATTCCCTTGAAAAGGGCGAAACCTTACAGCTGGTAAATGACCAATTCAGAACACCAACATTAGCGGAAGACCTAGCGGAAGGTTGCCTTTTAGTAATCAAAAAACAAGCTGAAGGAGTCTTTAATATATCAGGAAAAGATCTACTTACGCCATATGATATGGCTATTGCTACCGCAGATTATTTTAATTTAGATAAATCAAAGATTAAGAAAACTAACTCTAAGGCATTTACTCAAAAGGCCAAAAGGCCAATGAAAACTGGCTTTATCATCGACAAAGCCATCAACAACTTGGGGTATTCTCCCAAAAGTTTTATGGATGGAATTGGTATTTTATCAAAACAACTTAAATTAGCCAATTCTTAACATTTCAATAATCAATCAAAAACTAATTATTCGATAAGTATGGCAGTAAAACCCGATACTGAAAGTAGAGGTCAATGGGGCTCTAGTCTAGGATTTATTATGGCAGCAGCAGGTTCTGCGGTCGGATTAGGAAACATTTGGAGATTCCCATATATCACTGGAGAAAATGGTGGTGGCGCGTTTGTATTTGTTTATATACTTTGTGTCATTCTTATTGGGATTCCACTATTATTCAATGAACTAGCGATCGGGCGCCTCACTGGTAAAAATCCAATCGGAGCTATGAAAATAGCTTCAAAAAATAAACTTTGGATGATTCCTGGCATCATGAGTGTTGTAATCTGTTTCATGGTTTTGACTTACTATTCTGTCATTGCGGGCTGGACTGTTGGTTACATCATCACAGAGTTAATCAATATTCCCGTTGATTTTGAAGTTTTCATCAGAACACCTGAGTATATTATTCCTCTGACCTTCTTTTTTATGGTGATCACTATTTTGGTAATCCTAGGAGGTGTATCAGGAGGAATTGAAAAAGCATCAAAGCTTTTGATGCCAGTTTTATTTATTCTCATCATCTTGATCGCTGGAAGAAGTGTTACTTTGGAAGGAGCTAGTGAAGGCATCAAATATTATTTACAACCTGATTTCTCTAAAATCGATGGCGGTGTAATTTTAGCTGCTTTGGGACAGGCTTTTTTCTCGATGAGTGTTGGTTGGGGACTTATGGTAACATACGGCTCGTACCTTCCTAAAAGCTCCAATTTGGTGAGTAGTGGTTTGTGGATTGGTGCTATCGATAGTTTTGTGGCTCTTCTTGGTGGATTAATGATCTTCCCAGCTGTATTTGCATTAGGCTTAAAGCCAGATGAAGGTCCTTCATTAGTATTCAAAATATTACCTGAAGTCTTCAATCAAATCCCAGGCGGATCGATAGTTGGAGCAGCATTCTTCCTACTTTTGATGGTGGCAGCTCTTACCTCTACCATCTCTATGCTAGAAGTTCCAGTTGGATACTTGATCGATGAAAAGAAAGTCTCTAGAAAGAAAGCTGCTTGGGGAGTTGGAATAGCTGCAATGCTTATCTCAATTCCTGCAATACTAAGCTCTATCGATGGCAATGTATTCAATACGGTGACTATGAAAATCGGCTCTATTTCGAAGACAGGCTGGTTTGACATCATGGATTGGACATTTGGAACATTAGCTGTTACAGTTCTTTGTCTATTGTTTGCCATATTCTCAGGATGGTCATTTAAGACGAGTGAATTGGTAGATGAAATTGCTATCGGTTCTCCAAGTTTCAAGAAAAAATTATTCTTTGGCCTCAGTGCTGGAAATATCTGGGCTTTCTTTATCAGATATGTGTGTCCTATCGTAATTGGTCTTGTTTTATTAAACTTATTCGGAGTGTTTGGCGCACCAGAAACAGGCGGTTAATATAAAAATTTGAAAATCAATGAATTAAAAGGTCATCTTAAAGTGTTTTTGAGATGACCTTTTAATTTTATATATAAATATATGTTTTTTAAATAATTTTTTGTGATATTGGCAAAGTTCACCCGACCAATATATATGAAAGTTCTTGTTGTTGATGATGATGCAATAAATAGACTAATTCTTCAGAAGCTTTTTGAAAAAGAAAATAACACTGTAAAGACAGCACAAAATGGCTGTGAAGCAATGCAGCTTTTGAATGATGAAAGTGATTTTAATATTGTAATCACAGATATAATGATGCCTGAGATGGATGGTATTCAGCTCTTGGCAGAAATAAAGCTAAATGATAAAATTAGCAGAATCCCAATTATCGGTTTTACAGCTGGAGATATTGATTACTTTCGTCAAATAAGTACAATAGCTTTTGATAGGTTACTACCAAAACCAATGGATTTCTATGAATTATATGACATAGCGCATGGATTTGTAAATAAGAGCCTTAATTGATAAACAATTAGGGCTTTTTATTTCGTTATACATAAAATGGTTATAAATTACCTTAGTAAAAGGTGCTTACATAAAAGTATTTGACTAATTGAATTATGAAAAATATCATCATTTTGATCTTTGTCTTTCTAATGGCAGGTTCATTGAGTGCTCAAGACTTCTCTATTGGCCCAAAATTCGGAGTTTCCCAAGCCAACATTGAGGTTAATGGAGATGGATTTAAAGCAGGAGATGATAAAATGGGCTACCATGTTGGGCTGTTTGTCAGAATGGGCGGCGCATCAATTTTTGTTCAACCTGAGTTTCTTTATACGAGTACTGGTGGCTTTATTATAGATGAAAACAATAATGCAACAATCGAAACAACAATTAATCGACTAGATATCCCAATGATGGTTGGCTTTAAAGTTTTAAAATTTTTTAGATTACAAGCTGGCCCAATTGCAAGTATATTACTAGACCAATCTTTTGGCGATGATCCAATAGCTGCCACTCAAAATATCGATTACAGAAGCTCAACAATAGGTTATCAAGCTGGAATAGGATTGGATTTGGGAAACCTTATATTAGATGCCAAATATGAAAGCTCTTTAGGTAAAATAGCCGGTAGTGTAGCAGGTTTTGAAACTGACCAAAGGCAAACCCAGCTTGTCCTTTCTGCTGGATTTAGATTGTTTTAAAAAAATAAAGAGAAAAGGCAAAGCTTCTCAAAACTTGTCCTTTTCTCTGAAATCCGCTATAAAAACCCCGTCCCATCTTCTGGAGAAACAATATAAAATTTAGGCGTTTTATTAAATTTTTTCTGATAAGCCTCCAAAATCTCATTTTGTAATTTTTCTACTGCATCTTGGTGTACAATATTTATAGTACAACCGCCAAATCCCCCTCCCATCATTCTACTTCCCAAAACTTCAGGTATTTCTTTGGTGAAATCCACCAAAAAATCTAATTCTTCACAGCTAACTTCGTAAAGTTTGCTCAGTCCTTGATGTGATTGATAAACTTTTCTCCCAAAGCCTTCTAAATCTCCTTTACTTAATAACTCACAAGAATCTAAAACTCTTTGATTCTCTTCAATGACAAATTTACATCTGTCATAAACTACAGCATCTAAGTTTAACTGATCCAATAAATCTATACTCACATCTCTCAAATCTCGAACATCGGCCTGAATTTGTTGAGCAGCTTTCACTCCTTCTTCACACTCTAATCTCCTTTTGTTATATGCACTATCTGCTAAAGAATGCTTTACTTGACTATCTACGAGGAGTATTTTATACTCCCCAAGATTGATCGGGAAATAGTCAAAATCCAATGTTCTACAGTCCAGTCTGATAGCAAAACCTTTTTTTCCCATTGCAGAAGCAAATTGATCCATGATTCCACATTGAACTCCTGCAAAGGTATGCTCTGCTTTTTGTGCATAATGAACCAAGGACTTCTTGGGAATATCAAACCCAAACAACTCTGACAAAGCAAAACCAACCGCACATTCAAGAGCTGCAGATGAGGATAACCCAGCTCCCACCGGAATATCTCCACCAAATACCATATCAAATCCTTTCACAGTATAGCCAGCTTGCTGAAGCTGAGAAACCACTCCCATCACATACGTTGCCCAATGGCCTATTTTGGGAGAAAATGAATAGATATCAAATGAAAATTCTTCTTCAAAATCAACAGAGTAAACTCTCGCTTTTTGAGAATCATTCTCTGCAATCGCAACT is drawn from Belliella baltica DSM 15883 and contains these coding sequences:
- a CDS encoding porin family protein, whose amino-acid sequence is MKNIIILIFVFLMAGSLSAQDFSIGPKFGVSQANIEVNGDGFKAGDDKMGYHVGLFVRMGGASIFVQPEFLYTSTGGFIIDENNNATIETTINRLDIPMMVGFKVLKFFRLQAGPIASILLDQSFGDDPIAATQNIDYRSSTIGYQAGIGLDLGNLILDAKYESSLGKIAGSVAGFETDQRQTQLVLSAGFRLF
- a CDS encoding sodium-dependent transporter is translated as MAVKPDTESRGQWGSSLGFIMAAAGSAVGLGNIWRFPYITGENGGGAFVFVYILCVILIGIPLLFNELAIGRLTGKNPIGAMKIASKNKLWMIPGIMSVVICFMVLTYYSVIAGWTVGYIITELINIPVDFEVFIRTPEYIIPLTFFFMVITILVILGGVSGGIEKASKLLMPVLFILIILIAGRSVTLEGASEGIKYYLQPDFSKIDGGVILAALGQAFFSMSVGWGLMVTYGSYLPKSSNLVSSGLWIGAIDSFVALLGGLMIFPAVFALGLKPDEGPSLVFKILPEVFNQIPGGSIVGAAFFLLLMVAALTSTISMLEVPVGYLIDEKKVSRKKAAWGVGIAAMLISIPAILSSIDGNVFNTVTMKIGSISKTGWFDIMDWTFGTLAVTVLCLLFAIFSGWSFKTSELVDEIAIGSPSFKKKLFFGLSAGNIWAFFIRYVCPIVIGLVLLNLFGVFGAPETGG
- a CDS encoding galactokinase, with translation MYQSIKNTFIDIFDQEPLLVYSPGRINLIGEHTDYNGGFVLPAAIDKKMVVAIAENDSQKARVYSVDFEEEFSFDIYSFSPKIGHWATYVMGVVSQLQQAGYTVKGFDMVFGGDIPVGAGLSSSAALECAVGFALSELFGFDIPKKSLVHYAQKAEHTFAGVQCGIMDQFASAMGKKGFAIRLDCRTLDFDYFPINLGEYKILLVDSQVKHSLADSAYNKRRLECEEGVKAAQQIQADVRDLRDVSIDLLDQLNLDAVVYDRCKFVIEENQRVLDSCELLSKGDLEGFGRKVYQSHQGLSKLYEVSCEELDFLVDFTKEIPEVLGSRMMGGGFGGCTINIVHQDAVEKLQNEILEAYQKKFNKTPKFYIVSPEDGTGFL
- a CDS encoding peptidylprolyl isomerase: MKLRNLFLIGLSILAFSSCSVEKDYLIKIETRHGDMYALLFDETPKHKSNFIELAENGRFDSTQFHRVIENFMVQGGDVFGKENLPRDEWYTIPEEINPELIHGKGMIAAARMGNNVNPERASSGSQFYIVQGKVYDKLELVTDMRLLGQKFNQYISLESNKELRENYYQLYQAQELDSMNKVMLSTKTLLEDFYNINLDKKMTPQQIETYTTDGGTPHLDNEYTVFGKIIKGLDVMETIAKEKTGLQDKPLEPVYIKVSVSHINKKKITKEFGYTYE
- the hemC gene encoding hydroxymethylbilane synthase, translated to MQNIKIGTRGSKLALWQAYHVADLLKSNGINSEIVIIDTKGDKILDVSIAKIGSKGVFTEELEDQLASGQIDIAVHSAKDMQSSLPDGFEIIAFTEREKVNDIILSHHTDIDYKNPKKPLILGTSSTRRVATLKHYYPHIQTVEVRGNLQTRIAKMESGVCDALLLAYAGAHRMGYDDLIRHELSLDEFTPAVGQGSVAIEAATVMNPEIKSKIIAATNHQETNFRLQAERAYLRVLEGGCSIPVFALADIQKNTLTLKGGIVSLDGSKRIIHQLSGEAKNAEQLGKSLAEKVFQSGGLEILNDIKSTLNK
- a CDS encoding SDR family oxidoreductase, which produces MNESSKKTILITGANGLLGQKLVLQILEEDQFIVIPTGLGDCRITDLRAKDRWKSLDITNRDEVLDLFESFKPDFVINTAAMTNVDICEAEKNTCVKLNIYGVNNLIHACETLKSHLVHLSTDFIFDGEAGPYSEEDAPNPVNYYGWTKMKAEENIKNAKIKWSIIRTVLVYGIANDMSRSNIILWVKNSLEKGETLQLVNDQFRTPTLAEDLAEGCLLVIKKQAEGVFNISGKDLLTPYDMAIATADYFNLDKSKIKKTNSKAFTQKAKRPMKTGFIIDKAINNLGYSPKSFMDGIGILSKQLKLANS
- a CDS encoding response regulator; amino-acid sequence: MKVLVVDDDAINRLILQKLFEKENNTVKTAQNGCEAMQLLNDESDFNIVITDIMMPEMDGIQLLAEIKLNDKISRIPIIGFTAGDIDYFRQISTIAFDRLLPKPMDFYELYDIAHGFVNKSLN